One genomic region from Terasakiella sp. SH-1 encodes:
- a CDS encoding Gfo/Idh/MocA family oxidoreductase: MTNFALIGAAGYIAPRHMNAIKENGGSIQTAFDPFDSVGVIDSYFPEARFFTEFERFDRYIDKLQRENKTISYMSICSPNYLHDAHIRFALRSGAHAICEKPIVLNPWNIDALEDFESHYGKKINTILQLRLHSSIIALKEEINSSPDKIWEVDLSYITSRGNWYHNSWKGNEDKSGGIATNIGVHFYDMLTYIFGKAKQNNVHLREASKAAGYLELEKAQVRWFLSIDRNDLPESVQGKQPTYRSITVDGKEIEFSSGFTDLHTKSYQEILSGNGYGLIDVRPSIEMVSAIRTMALAPNKGDIHPMARGLI, translated from the coding sequence ATGACAAATTTTGCACTTATTGGAGCAGCGGGCTATATCGCACCTCGTCATATGAATGCGATCAAAGAAAATGGAGGCTCTATTCAAACAGCTTTTGACCCATTCGATTCTGTAGGCGTCATAGATTCTTATTTTCCTGAAGCACGTTTCTTCACAGAATTTGAACGCTTTGACCGTTATATTGATAAACTTCAACGTGAAAATAAGACAATTTCTTATATGTCTATTTGTTCACCCAATTATCTGCACGATGCGCATATCCGTTTTGCATTAAGATCAGGTGCGCATGCGATTTGTGAAAAACCAATTGTACTAAACCCATGGAATATTGATGCCCTTGAGGATTTTGAATCTCACTATGGTAAAAAAATCAATACAATTCTCCAATTGCGCCTTCATTCATCCATTATTGCGTTAAAGGAAGAAATCAATAGTTCTCCAGATAAGATCTGGGAGGTTGATTTAAGTTATATCACTTCGCGTGGTAATTGGTATCACAATTCTTGGAAAGGCAATGAAGATAAATCGGGCGGTATTGCAACAAATATTGGCGTCCATTTCTATGACATGCTGACTTATATATTTGGTAAAGCTAAACAAAATAATGTTCACTTGCGTGAAGCTAGTAAAGCTGCTGGTTATCTCGAATTAGAAAAAGCCCAGGTTCGCTGGTTTCTGTCTATTGATCGAAATGATCTTCCGGAAAGTGTCCAGGGTAAACAACCAACATACCGATCAATTACTGTAGATGGAAAAGAGATTGAATTTTCTTCTGGCTTCACTGATTTACATACCAAAAGTTATCAAGAGATTTTAAGCGGTAATGGTTACGGCCTTATTGATGTCCGTCCATCCATTGAAATGGTTTCTGCAATTAGGACAATGGCTTTAGCCCCTAATAAAGGTGATATCCATCCGATGGCACGAGGACTTATATAA
- the neuC gene encoding UDP-N-acetylglucosamine 2-epimerase, whose product MEAVNNHSDLTLQVVASASALLDRYGAVIHLIKKDGFAIDAQVNMLLEGESLTSMAQSTGIGLMSLPPVLEQLQPDTVITVGDRFETMATAIATAYMNIPLAHTMGGEVSGTIDESIRHAVTKLAHIHFPASQDAKDRIIKLGEIPKNIHLVGCPRIDLIKRILDDQNYRLRDLQNNLFNQGVGMQFNLGEPFILVSQHPVTTEYGDGQKQITETLEAVSKTGMHAIVLWPNADAGSDDIARGIRIWREKGLDKNMHFFKNLPIHVYVKLMQRTACLVGNSSSGVREGAFIGTPAVNIGSRQQQRERGHNIIDAETNADDIYEKIQMQIKHGSYEIDPIYGRGDAGVKIANILASTTVDIQKVINY is encoded by the coding sequence ATGGAAGCTGTTAACAATCATTCCGACTTGACGTTACAGGTTGTTGCAAGTGCTTCAGCATTACTTGATAGATACGGAGCTGTTATTCATCTCATAAAAAAAGATGGTTTTGCGATTGATGCACAAGTAAACATGTTGTTAGAAGGCGAAAGCTTAACTTCTATGGCCCAATCGACTGGTATAGGTCTTATGTCTTTGCCTCCTGTCCTTGAACAACTACAACCAGATACAGTAATTACTGTTGGTGATCGTTTTGAGACAATGGCAACAGCTATTGCTACAGCATATATGAATATACCCCTTGCCCATACCATGGGAGGGGAAGTTAGCGGTACTATTGATGAATCTATTCGTCATGCCGTAACTAAACTTGCACATATCCACTTCCCAGCCTCACAAGATGCAAAAGATCGGATTATTAAACTTGGCGAGATCCCTAAAAATATTCACCTTGTGGGATGCCCTCGTATTGATCTAATCAAAAGAATTCTTGATGACCAGAACTATCGTTTAAGAGATTTACAAAATAATCTTTTTAATCAAGGTGTTGGAATGCAATTTAATCTTGGAGAACCATTTATTCTCGTCTCCCAGCATCCGGTAACTACCGAATATGGAGATGGACAAAAGCAAATCACGGAAACACTTGAAGCAGTTTCTAAAACTGGCATGCATGCGATTGTTTTATGGCCAAATGCAGATGCAGGATCAGATGATATTGCTCGTGGTATTCGAATTTGGCGTGAGAAGGGCCTAGATAAGAATATGCATTTCTTTAAAAATTTGCCGATTCATGTCTATGTCAAACTGATGCAACGTACGGCCTGCCTTGTTGGTAATTCTTCAAGTGGTGTACGAGAGGGCGCATTCATTGGTACGCCTGCAGTTAATATAGGTTCACGGCAACAGCAACGTGAGAGAGGCCATAATATTATTGATGCAGAGACAAATGCAGATGATATTTATGAAAAAATTCAAATGCAAATAAAGCATGGGTCTTATGAAATAGACCCGATCTATGGTCGTGGTGATGCAGGGGTTAAAATTGCTAATATTTTAGCCTCAACTACAGTTGATATTCAAAAAGTGATTAATTACTAA
- the pseB gene encoding UDP-N-acetylglucosamine 4,6-dehydratase (inverting), whose product MSFFQDRFNETPKELLDRKSILVTGGTGSFGKHFIKTILENYTPSRLIIFSRDELKQHEMQVSALFPEDKTHCLRYFIGDVRDRRRLHMAMKGVDYVIHAAAMKQVPASEYNPFECINTNVLGAQNIVEAAIENNVKKVIALSTDKACSPVNLYGASKLASDKVFLAANNLSSPDGTLFSCVRYGNVVGSRGSVVPFFKNLIDNGSEELPITDERMTRFWITLDQGVSFVLTTLEQMQGAEIFVPKIPSMKITDLALAMKPDCKFKIIGIRPGEKLHEVMISSDDSRTTVERDDRYIILSEYPWTDRFPLAKKDGHSVPEGFSYASDTNTEWLGAEELVECIKS is encoded by the coding sequence ATGTCTTTTTTTCAAGATCGTTTTAATGAAACCCCAAAAGAATTATTGGACAGGAAAAGTATTCTTGTTACAGGCGGCACAGGATCTTTTGGGAAGCACTTTATTAAAACAATATTAGAAAACTATACTCCATCTCGTTTGATTATTTTTTCTCGTGATGAATTAAAACAGCATGAAATGCAAGTATCTGCTTTGTTTCCGGAAGATAAAACACATTGTTTAAGATATTTTATCGGTGATGTGCGTGATAGACGTCGTTTACATATGGCGATGAAAGGTGTTGATTATGTCATTCATGCTGCTGCAATGAAGCAAGTGCCTGCTTCTGAGTATAACCCTTTTGAGTGTATTAATACCAATGTTTTAGGTGCACAGAATATTGTTGAAGCAGCGATTGAAAATAATGTTAAAAAAGTCATAGCCTTATCAACAGATAAGGCATGTAGCCCTGTCAATTTATATGGAGCAAGTAAGCTTGCATCGGATAAAGTTTTTCTAGCAGCTAATAATTTAAGTAGCCCTGATGGCACGCTGTTTTCTTGTGTTCGTTATGGCAATGTTGTGGGATCCCGTGGTAGCGTTGTCCCATTTTTTAAGAATTTAATCGATAATGGGAGTGAAGAACTCCCTATCACCGATGAACGTATGACGCGTTTTTGGATTACCTTAGATCAGGGTGTGAGTTTTGTTCTTACGACACTGGAGCAGATGCAGGGTGCTGAGATTTTCGTCCCCAAAATCCCAAGTATGAAAATTACTGACCTCGCCTTAGCTATGAAGCCAGATTGTAAGTTTAAGATTATAGGTATACGGCCGGGTGAGAAACTACATGAAGTAATGATTTCGAGCGATGATTCACGCACAACTGTGGAACGTGATGATCGTTATATTATTTTGTCGGAGTACCCTTGGACAGACCGTTTCCCCTTGGCAAAAAAAGATGGGCACTCCGTCCCTGAAGGATTTAGTTATGCTAGTGATACAAACACTGAATGGCTTGGTGCTGAAGAATTGGTAGAGTGTATTAAGTCGTAA
- a CDS encoding methyltransferase domain-containing protein, with product MVDISEYSQMFRDKKFEEISIAERTLANGLEALRLQRDLDIINKYAQGPNFCDFPIGTGRIYPNFQDRFNVFGYDICGVYVDYARSKQPDFVENFQECCFEDPYDKVKMDTIVSLRVFNNIGDKKTAMKNIARILNNNGVWLLNIPPVLFNDATFHTNLKQAGFTIEDYYGYDWVSSWKQMNKLEARFRQVITKFADLKLLPYFLYKIIDHLMPRKGLIMVVARKTL from the coding sequence ATGGTTGATATTTCAGAATACTCTCAAATGTTCCGAGATAAGAAGTTTGAGGAAATTTCCATTGCAGAAAGAACACTTGCAAATGGTTTAGAGGCTTTGCGCCTACAAAGAGATTTAGACATTATCAATAAATATGCTCAAGGTCCAAATTTTTGTGACTTCCCTATTGGGACAGGTCGAATTTATCCAAACTTTCAGGACCGCTTTAATGTTTTTGGTTATGATATTTGTGGTGTTTATGTAGATTATGCGCGTTCAAAACAGCCAGATTTTGTAGAAAATTTTCAAGAATGTTGTTTTGAGGATCCATATGATAAAGTGAAAATGGATACGATAGTTTCTTTACGGGTTTTCAATAATATTGGGGATAAAAAAACCGCAATGAAAAATATTGCACGCATTTTAAATAATAACGGGGTATGGCTTTTAAATATTCCTCCAGTTTTGTTTAACGATGCCACTTTCCATACGAATTTGAAACAAGCGGGTTTCACAATTGAAGATTATTATGGTTATGATTGGGTTTCATCTTGGAAACAAATGAATAAACTTGAAGCTCGTTTCCGTCAAGTTATCACAAAGTTTGCTGACCTGAAACTTCTACCGTATTTTTTATATAAGATTATTGATCATTTGATGCCACGGAAAGGGTTAATCATGGTCGTTGCACGTAAGACTTTGTAA
- a CDS encoding integrin alpha, with amino-acid sequence MPKLRFITVILHSHRINKVFLKIRKNINFILVLSLFVFLLFLIKETPEKDLVHTDPKKWVWEIYREKFGAFFAQNISKKDTQATMVLSKNKNEFINIDKLIIRKVLPQTSTNDWWSSWDNNEFIWWGARTLLINSDEGKEKLLSIPYLSGKFGDVFSKFISLVDLSDGKQTKIHLSGKELITEITGDGEYTPTSINAFFNRTNGNFDFILGNRLIQNISLKTPQSINIDDFQKIQRDSVFLKQNNNAPLLAFREESKIFLTNYHKNDTVRIITLPDDFSAKEKYYPTDRSISFLSDIDLDGNDELVVKSAEYILIFLSQNVFSTPPIKIIGDKSLWRAKLGATGDFNRDGFNDFWVVIRHEEPGTSRSFLVSGKDLTSEYDIRNSYCELIDSKKYSDTDGLGSTISPIAGDFDQDGIPDFSIGGHFHMSWNGALYILPGKHLKSDCKIPITSKKVVKILGEPFSELVPTGFHYDYMDINKDNYSDIILTADNDLEAGFSAGALYILDGKKISALIY; translated from the coding sequence ATGCCAAAACTTAGATTTATTACCGTTATTTTGCATTCGCACAGGATAAATAAAGTGTTTCTAAAAATAAGAAAGAATATCAATTTTATACTTGTGTTATCGCTTTTTGTGTTTCTTTTGTTTTTAATAAAAGAGACGCCGGAAAAAGATTTAGTTCACACAGACCCTAAAAAGTGGGTCTGGGAAATATACCGGGAAAAGTTTGGGGCTTTTTTTGCACAAAATATCTCTAAAAAAGATACGCAAGCAACTATGGTTCTTTCTAAAAATAAAAATGAATTTATCAATATTGATAAATTAATAATAAGAAAAGTTCTACCTCAAACATCAACAAATGATTGGTGGAGCAGTTGGGATAATAATGAGTTTATTTGGTGGGGAGCTCGTACCCTTCTTATTAATAGCGATGAGGGAAAAGAAAAACTTCTCTCAATTCCATATTTATCTGGCAAATTTGGTGATGTTTTTTCAAAATTTATTTCTCTTGTGGATTTAAGCGATGGTAAGCAGACAAAAATTCATTTATCCGGTAAAGAGCTAATTACTGAAATTACTGGAGATGGAGAATATACTCCAACCTCCATAAATGCATTTTTTAATAGAACAAATGGGAATTTCGATTTTATCCTTGGAAACAGGCTAATTCAGAACATTTCTCTTAAAACTCCTCAATCAATAAACATTGATGATTTTCAAAAAATACAACGTGATTCAGTTTTTTTAAAACAAAATAACAACGCTCCCCTTCTCGCATTCAGAGAAGAAAGTAAAATATTTCTTACTAACTATCATAAAAATGACACTGTTCGTATCATAACACTCCCAGATGACTTTTCCGCAAAAGAGAAATACTATCCTACAGACAGAAGTATTTCATTCCTTAGTGATATTGATCTTGATGGTAATGATGAACTTGTTGTGAAATCTGCTGAATATATTTTAATTTTTTTGTCACAAAACGTATTTTCCACCCCTCCAATTAAAATCATAGGTGACAAAAGTCTATGGAGGGCAAAACTGGGAGCAACAGGTGACTTCAATAGGGATGGTTTCAACGATTTCTGGGTAGTTATTAGGCATGAAGAACCCGGTACCAGTCGTTCATTTTTAGTATCAGGCAAGGATTTGACAAGTGAGTATGATATTAGAAATTCATATTGTGAATTAATAGACTCAAAAAAATATTCTGATACAGATGGCCTTGGTTCAACTATATCACCAATAGCAGGTGATTTTGACCAAGATGGAATACCTGATTTTTCTATTGGTGGTCATTTTCATATGTCCTGGAATGGTGCTCTTTATATCCTTCCTGGTAAACATCTTAAATCTGATTGTAAAATACCTATAACATCGAAGAAGGTTGTAAAAATTCTTGGGGAACCATTTAGTGAATTAGTTCCAACTGGTTTCCATTATGATTATATGGACATTAATAAAGATAATTATAGTGATATTATTTTAACAGCAGATAACGATTTAGAGGCAGGTTTTAGCGCAGGAGCTTTATATATTTTAGATGGAAAAAAGATATCTGCATTGATCTATTAA
- a CDS encoding ABC transporter ATP-binding protein encodes MSLYNSDEHLIKRIYKILLIHPLRSISIFILTILAGFLEGIGILAFIPVLTSIQNSDPSDGSMAIDLLYSFFNSLGFNKTIETMLIFIVVVMILKSILMFYSNIIVTRLGSQTAADLRLRFIQAILAARWSYFINEKSGAFSNALGGEANAAAQVYSMTCNMLSRTGIAFIYLLIASMAAWEISVAGILCGVFLYIFFKGLNTKSKKLGKEQALAYENLAIRVTDGLLGMKALKAMSREKWLLPILSKETEYLNKTNYMFGFYQQMLRQIPEPIIAIILALGIYYGVTYFDFQISFIIIVSALFYKALNTIREVQSHTQKFMFAENYYYSYLKKIKKAEASFEEKKNSADVTFNSSISFNNVTFSYGKHPVIKKATFHISRNKITALSGVSGSGKTTLLDLLLGLQIAKSGSIKIDDVNLNDIDITKWRNEIGYVPQEHFLFSDTLRTNLSLGDSSISDDDIYWALELAGCKEFVAALPNGLDFKVSEKGGTFSGGQKQRLMIARALARKPKLLILDEPTSALDAKTEAEFCKNLKELNTDIAILAITHQAGIRNVADSIIDVSEGIAVPR; translated from the coding sequence ATGTCCCTTTATAATTCAGATGAGCATCTGATTAAAAGAATTTATAAAATCCTTTTAATCCACCCACTCAGAAGTATTTCAATATTTATACTTACTATACTTGCCGGTTTTTTAGAGGGGATAGGAATACTTGCCTTTATTCCTGTTTTAACGAGCATACAGAATAGTGATCCATCTGATGGGTCAATGGCTATTGATCTTTTATATTCATTTTTCAATTCGTTAGGTTTTAACAAAACAATAGAAACAATGCTCATTTTCATCGTAGTCGTAATGATTCTGAAAAGCATTTTAATGTTTTATTCTAACATCATTGTTACGCGACTTGGATCTCAAACTGCAGCAGATCTAAGGTTACGTTTTATACAAGCGATTTTGGCTGCACGTTGGTCATATTTTATAAATGAAAAATCAGGTGCTTTCTCTAATGCCCTTGGAGGAGAAGCAAATGCTGCAGCACAAGTTTATTCGATGACATGTAATATGTTATCAAGAACTGGTATTGCTTTTATATATCTTCTAATTGCATCAATGGCTGCTTGGGAAATTAGTGTTGCGGGTATTCTATGTGGCGTTTTTCTCTATATCTTTTTCAAAGGGCTAAATACAAAATCGAAGAAATTAGGAAAAGAACAGGCATTAGCCTATGAGAATCTTGCAATAAGAGTCACAGATGGCCTGTTAGGTATGAAAGCTTTAAAAGCTATGTCACGGGAAAAATGGCTATTACCTATACTCTCTAAAGAAACAGAATATTTAAATAAGACAAACTATATGTTTGGCTTTTATCAACAAATGCTTCGGCAAATACCTGAGCCTATTATTGCAATAATATTGGCATTAGGAATTTATTATGGAGTAACATATTTTGATTTTCAGATTTCTTTCATTATAATCGTATCTGCTCTTTTCTATAAGGCTCTAAATACAATTAGAGAAGTTCAATCCCATACTCAAAAATTTATGTTCGCAGAGAATTATTACTACTCTTATCTTAAAAAGATAAAAAAAGCTGAAGCAAGTTTTGAAGAGAAAAAGAACTCAGCAGATGTCACATTTAATTCAAGCATCTCTTTTAACAATGTCACTTTCTCATATGGAAAACATCCGGTTATAAAAAAGGCAACATTCCATATCTCTCGTAACAAGATTACAGCATTAAGTGGAGTGTCTGGTAGTGGAAAAACCACATTGCTGGATTTACTTCTTGGATTGCAAATTGCTAAATCTGGATCTATTAAAATTGACGATGTGAACCTTAATGATATTGATATTACTAAATGGCGTAATGAAATAGGTTATGTACCGCAAGAACATTTTTTATTTAGTGATACCCTTAGAACAAATTTATCTTTAGGTGACTCTTCAATCTCAGATGATGATATTTACTGGGCTCTTGAATTAGCAGGGTGTAAAGAATTTGTCGCTGCTTTACCTAATGGGCTGGATTTCAAAGTTAGTGAAAAAGGTGGGACATTTTCCGGTGGGCAGAAACAACGCCTAATGATTGCTCGTGCTCTAGCACGCAAACCGAAACTCCTTATCCTTGATGAACCAACGAGTGCATTAGATGCTAAAACAGAAGCTGAATTTTGTAAGAATTTAAAAGAACTTAATACAGACATTGCAATTCTTGCAATCACTCATCAAGCTGGTATTCGTAATGTCGCAGATTCAATTATTGATGTATCTGAAGGTATTGCAGTTCCACGTTAA
- a CDS encoding nucleotidyltransferase family protein, producing the protein MSNDELNRCFISMTSTLQDALLAIENSKYKIALIVDMNQKLLGTITDGDIRRVLLKNSDFTTPCHQIMNNDPTIAHENDSKATLLHKMTSYKRRHLPVIDKYGKVVSVVTLQNLIATTSRPNTIFIMAGGFGKRLLPLTKETPKPMLPIGDKPILEHILDRFIASGFDNFIISVHYHAEIIKEYFQDGSNWDVNISYVEENEPKGTAGALGLIKDKNTLPMIVVNGDVLTEINFGHLLDFHNDHASNATMCVGPYKYEIPFGVVETKDGKLIKFREKPIFQHMINAGMYVVSPQLLDLITPGEYIDMPDLFTRGIKNGLNTCVFPIHEQWIDIGRPEDYNLVK; encoded by the coding sequence ATGTCAAATGATGAATTAAATAGATGTTTTATATCAATGACATCAACGTTACAGGATGCTTTATTAGCTATTGAAAATAGCAAATACAAAATTGCACTCATAGTTGATATGAACCAAAAACTTTTAGGCACTATTACAGATGGAGATATTAGACGCGTACTGCTAAAAAATTCAGATTTTACAACTCCATGCCATCAAATCATGAACAATGACCCAACGATTGCTCATGAAAATGACAGTAAAGCAACTCTACTTCATAAAATGACATCTTATAAAAGACGCCATTTGCCAGTTATTGATAAATATGGAAAAGTTGTTTCTGTTGTGACACTACAGAACCTAATAGCCACAACATCAAGACCTAATACCATCTTTATTATGGCCGGTGGATTTGGTAAGCGTCTCCTTCCGCTAACCAAAGAAACCCCTAAGCCTATGCTTCCCATTGGGGACAAGCCAATCCTTGAGCATATTTTAGATCGTTTCATCGCAAGTGGTTTTGATAATTTTATTATTTCTGTTCACTATCATGCTGAAATAATAAAAGAATATTTTCAGGACGGTTCAAATTGGGATGTTAACATTTCTTATGTAGAAGAAAATGAACCCAAAGGAACAGCAGGTGCTCTCGGTCTTATAAAAGATAAAAATACATTACCCATGATTGTTGTTAATGGAGATGTATTAACAGAAATCAATTTTGGTCACTTATTAGACTTCCATAATGATCATGCAAGTAATGCAACCATGTGCGTCGGACCTTATAAGTACGAAATCCCATTTGGGGTCGTTGAAACAAAAGATGGTAAACTTATTAAGTTTCGTGAGAAACCAATATTTCAACATATGATAAATGCAGGAATGTATGTTGTATCACCGCAATTATTAGACCTTATAACGCCAGGTGAATATATCGACATGCCCGATCTATTTACACGTGGGATTAAAAATGGTTTGAATACGTGTGTTTTCCCTATTCATGAGCAATGGATTGATATTGGTCGGCCAGAAGATTACAACCTTGTCAAATAA
- a CDS encoding acylneuraminate cytidylyltransferase family protein has product MYKNQKVLAVITARGGSKGLPGKNIRNLAGKPLIAWSIEQAQNSKIIDHCIISTDCPDIAHVAKQWEGNIPFMRPKQLGTDEATTMDVLHHVMSNVYEHYDYIVLLQPTSPLRTFDDIDGCIRKCIDTNTPACVSVCKVDKSPMWMFRMNNDKGELSPFSSGENIPSRRQDTEQLWSLNGAVYVAQWEWLKNNDSFISNKTVGYAMTSAHSIDIDTELDFKIVESLIKD; this is encoded by the coding sequence ATGTATAAAAATCAAAAAGTGCTGGCTGTAATCACAGCGAGGGGCGGGTCTAAAGGCTTGCCAGGAAAGAATATTAGAAATCTAGCGGGCAAACCACTTATTGCATGGTCCATTGAACAAGCACAAAATTCTAAAATTATTGATCATTGTATTATTTCAACCGATTGTCCTGATATTGCTCATGTAGCTAAACAATGGGAGGGCAATATCCCATTTATGCGTCCAAAGCAACTGGGTACAGATGAGGCCACTACAATGGATGTTCTGCACCACGTGATGTCGAACGTTTATGAACATTATGATTATATTGTTTTACTACAACCAACTTCACCATTAAGAACTTTTGATGATATTGATGGATGCATACGTAAGTGTATTGATACAAATACTCCTGCCTGCGTATCTGTGTGCAAAGTTGATAAAAGCCCTATGTGGATGTTTAGAATGAATAACGATAAAGGGGAATTATCCCCCTTTAGCAGTGGTGAAAATATACCAAGCCGTAGGCAAGATACAGAACAACTCTGGAGCCTAAACGGTGCGGTCTACGTCGCACAATGGGAATGGTTGAAGAACAATGATAGTTTTATATCGAACAAAACAGTAGGCTATGCTATGACATCTGCACATTCAATTGACATTGATACGGAACTGGACTTCAAGATCGTTGAATCCCTCATCAAAGATTGA
- a CDS encoding N-acetyl sugar amidotransferase, with protein sequence MTIFKAFQEIDYSQYEPLKSDNDAFFGLPKEVQYCNKCVISNQRPNSAVEFSHTKNTRKTTISFDEEGICDACQVAEDKLNVNWADRAKELEEVCNKYRKNDGTYDVLVPGSGGKDSFYTAHILKYKFGMNPLTVTFAPHIYTDWGYRNLHKWIDAGFDNYLFTPNKKIHRLLTRLATETIFHPFQPFMLGQKNMAPKLAAQFNIPFVVYGENEAEYGNPRQDMSTAKRSHRYYTTEDPDKVYIAGVAMSELLDKYGLTKNDLEAFMPANPGLMSKVGVDVHYLGYYMKWHPQECYYYSVEHGDFEACPERNTGTFSKYASIDDKIDDLHWYSTFIKFGIGRCSYDAAQEIRSRDIERVEGVALVKRFDGEYPERFFDTLMDYLSIDTKQFPNAKEWFESPEMTKEYFNNIVDRNRSPHIWHFKEGQWGLRKPVWKAS encoded by the coding sequence ATGACAATATTTAAAGCTTTTCAAGAGATCGATTACTCACAATATGAACCATTGAAGTCTGATAATGATGCTTTTTTTGGTTTGCCTAAAGAAGTGCAGTATTGCAATAAATGTGTAATTTCTAATCAACGCCCAAATTCTGCAGTTGAATTCTCACATACAAAAAACACCAGAAAAACAACAATTTCTTTTGATGAAGAAGGTATATGTGATGCCTGTCAGGTTGCTGAAGATAAACTAAATGTTAACTGGGCTGATCGAGCTAAAGAACTTGAAGAGGTTTGTAATAAGTATCGCAAAAATGATGGCACGTATGACGTTCTGGTTCCTGGTTCAGGTGGTAAGGATAGTTTCTATACCGCGCATATTCTCAAATATAAATTTGGTATGAATCCTCTTACAGTTACATTTGCACCTCATATTTATACTGATTGGGGATATCGAAACTTGCATAAATGGATTGACGCTGGTTTTGATAATTACCTTTTTACTCCAAATAAAAAAATACACCGCCTCCTTACACGCTTGGCAACAGAAACTATTTTTCATCCTTTTCAGCCTTTTATGCTTGGGCAGAAGAATATGGCACCTAAGTTAGCCGCCCAATTTAATATACCTTTTGTTGTTTATGGGGAAAATGAAGCAGAATACGGAAATCCTAGGCAGGATATGTCGACTGCCAAGCGCTCGCATAGATATTATACGACTGAAGACCCTGATAAGGTTTACATTGCAGGTGTTGCAATGTCGGAACTTCTTGATAAATACGGATTAACGAAAAATGACTTAGAAGCATTTATGCCTGCAAATCCAGGATTGATGAGTAAAGTAGGGGTAGATGTACATTATCTTGGTTATTATATGAAATGGCATCCTCAAGAATGTTACTATTATTCAGTAGAGCATGGTGACTTTGAAGCTTGTCCAGAACGTAATACAGGAACATTTAGTAAATACGCGAGTATTGATGATAAAATTGATGATTTACATTGGTACTCGACATTTATCAAATTTGGCATTGGGCGTTGCTCATACGATGCTGCCCAGGAAATTCGTTCTAGAGATATTGAACGTGTAGAAGGTGTTGCATTGGTGAAACGGTTTGATGGTGAATACCCCGAGCGTTTTTTTGATACTCTGATGGACTACCTATCGATTGATACGAAGCAATTCCCAAATGCAAAAGAATGGTTTGAATCGCCAGAAATGACAAAGGAATACTTCAATAACATTGTAGATAGAAATAGATCTCCTCACATCTGGCATTTCAAAGAAGGTCAATGGGGTTTACGCAAACCAGTCTGGAAAGCTTCATAG